A portion of the Eubacterium maltosivorans genome contains these proteins:
- a CDS encoding sensor histidine kinase: MNSLFNRITLLICSCALVALGRISIFSVVAFLAAVTVSALNYYFSNRYFKIAAIGVFTIASFYCTDFFFYYPLVYYDAFSKSGIGLFFLAGTALVVNLKSLPFNIGLILIILFGLSGLLRRNEELVNRLNLDYRTLRDTTRENAMLLESKNKDLMEKQDYEVNLATLNERNRIAREIHDNVGHLLSRSILQVGALMAIHPEEPLQENLVEIKDTLSQAMDSIRDSVHNLHDESIDCQTQICSLIDDFDFCEVSLDYGIEGNPSKEQRYAFITIVKEALSNVMRHSDASSVKISLREHPALYQLIIEDNGSTIASGHSGIGLQNIADRVEALNGNLNIRREHGFHIFISIPKEESHESNRY, encoded by the coding sequence ATGAACAGCTTGTTTAACCGTATTACGCTGCTGATCTGTTCCTGTGCGCTGGTCGCTCTCGGCAGGATAAGCATCTTTTCGGTCGTTGCTTTTCTGGCTGCGGTGACAGTCTCAGCGTTGAACTACTATTTTTCAAACCGCTACTTCAAAATTGCAGCCATCGGCGTATTCACCATTGCTTCCTTTTATTGCACGGATTTTTTCTTTTACTATCCGCTCGTATATTATGATGCTTTCAGCAAGAGTGGCATTGGGTTGTTTTTTCTGGCAGGCACAGCTCTTGTGGTTAATCTGAAAAGCCTGCCCTTTAATATCGGGCTGATTTTGATTATTCTGTTTGGGCTGTCAGGTTTGCTTCGCAGAAACGAGGAGCTGGTTAACCGGCTAAACCTTGATTACCGTACCCTTCGAGACACAACGCGTGAAAACGCAATGCTGCTAGAGAGTAAAAATAAAGACCTGATGGAAAAACAGGATTATGAGGTGAATCTGGCAACCTTAAATGAACGAAACCGTATCGCCCGTGAAATACACGATAATGTTGGGCATCTGCTGTCCCGCTCTATCTTACAGGTGGGCGCACTCATGGCAATCCATCCAGAGGAGCCGCTTCAGGAAAATCTGGTTGAAATCAAGGATACGCTTTCCCAGGCTATGGACAGTATTCGGGATTCAGTGCATAATCTTCACGATGAATCTATTGACTGCCAGACTCAGATATGCTCGTTGATCGATGATTTTGATTTCTGCGAGGTCTCCCTTGATTACGGAATCGAAGGTAACCCCTCGAAGGAGCAGCGGTATGCCTTTATTACAATCGTAAAAGAGGCGCTTTCAAATGTTATGCGTCACTCAGATGCCAGCAGTGTAAAAATCTCCTTGAGAGAGCACCCGGCATTGTATCAGCTCATTATTGAGGATAACGGCAGTACTATAGCCTCAGGTCACAGCGGAATCGGTTTACAGAATATCGCAGACCGTGTAGAGGCTCTGAACGGCAATCTAAATATCCGTAGAGAGCATGGCTTTCACATTTTTATTTCCATTCCAAAGGAGGAATCCCATGAAAGTAATCGTTATTGA
- a CDS encoding ABC transporter permease, with protein sequence MQVFKTYFKIIKSNLMQMMIYIVIFIGLAVLFSMMSQTNNNVSFTPRKPSVAIVNHDENSELLRGFTDYLDQNADIVPLKDDPSTLKDALFFREVVYIAIIPKGFTQAFMAGENPEIIENTVPDSDFEYQSGQLVNQYFNTAQLYLKGIPDISQAELSKKTAASMDDQTTVTLDQISIEEGIPSYSYYFNYLAYALLAVLILGISSIMMVFNNQDIKRRNSCAPMRLKNFNAQLAIASTIFGLIVWAFMLLVAFILYDITPDNLPLVLLCSANALLMTFTALGIAFLTGQFIKNYNIQSAVANVVSLGLCFLSGVFVPQYLLGDTVKAIASFTPTYWYIKANNAIIGLKSFNMEALSPVFADMVILTGFIIAIFAVGLMISRYRQLSRN encoded by the coding sequence ATGCAAGTCTTTAAAACCTATTTTAAAATTATTAAAAGCAATCTTATGCAGATGATGATCTATATCGTTATTTTCATCGGCCTGGCTGTTTTATTTTCAATGATGTCACAGACTAATAACAATGTGAGTTTTACACCCCGAAAGCCATCGGTGGCCATTGTCAATCATGATGAAAACAGCGAGCTTCTCCGTGGCTTTACCGATTATCTTGATCAAAATGCCGATATTGTGCCGCTGAAGGATGATCCGTCAACACTTAAAGACGCGCTTTTTTTCAGAGAAGTCGTTTATATTGCAATCATTCCCAAAGGATTTACCCAGGCCTTTATGGCGGGCGAAAATCCCGAAATTATTGAAAATACAGTCCCAGACAGTGATTTTGAGTATCAGTCGGGTCAGCTTGTCAATCAGTATTTTAATACGGCTCAGCTCTACCTAAAGGGAATTCCAGATATCAGTCAGGCGGAGCTCTCAAAAAAAACAGCTGCTAGTATGGATGATCAGACAACTGTGACGCTGGATCAGATTTCCATTGAGGAGGGGATTCCAAGCTATTCCTATTATTTTAATTACCTTGCCTATGCTCTGCTGGCTGTTTTGATTCTCGGCATTTCCTCGATTATGATGGTCTTTAACAATCAGGATATCAAACGCCGTAACAGTTGTGCCCCTATGCGCCTTAAAAATTTCAACGCACAGCTGGCAATCGCCAGCACGATTTTTGGCCTTATCGTCTGGGCATTTATGCTTCTGGTCGCCTTTATACTTTACGACATTACGCCAGACAATCTGCCGCTGGTTTTGCTCTGCAGCGCCAATGCTCTTCTTATGACCTTTACTGCACTTGGGATTGCTTTCCTGACAGGTCAGTTCATAAAAAACTACAACATTCAAAGTGCCGTTGCCAATGTGGTCTCACTCGGACTCTGCTTTCTGAGCGGTGTTTTTGTCCCTCAATATCTGTTGGGTGACACGGTTAAGGCCATTGCCAGCTTTACGCCAACTTACTGGTACATTAAAGCAAACAATGCCATTATCGGTTTGAAGAGTTTTAACATGGAAGCCCTGTCCCCTGTTTTCGCTGATATGGTGATTCTGACGGGCTTTATCATCGCTATCTTTGCAGTCGGCCTGATGATCAGCCGATACCGCCAGCTCAGCCGAAATTAA
- a CDS encoding FmdE family protein: protein MNNALWIKAVEFHRHECPGLAIGVRVSDAAKEMLRIGSSEDEEIVCVAENDSCSVDAIQALLGCTFGKGNLLYRNTGKQAFSFFNRATGEKLRIYLKARKKEMMSKSEYQEYLLNAPLDELFDYSMPKFELPEKARIFTTVFCELCGEGAPEHKMHLQEGKIVCEDCFNPYNRGW from the coding sequence ATGAATAATGCATTATGGATAAAGGCTGTTGAATTTCACAGGCACGAGTGTCCCGGGCTGGCTATTGGCGTGCGCGTCAGCGATGCGGCAAAGGAAATGCTGCGCATTGGCTCATCGGAGGACGAAGAGATTGTGTGCGTTGCAGAAAATGACTCTTGCAGTGTGGATGCAATACAGGCCTTGCTTGGCTGTACCTTTGGAAAGGGAAACCTTTTATACAGAAATACAGGAAAGCAGGCTTTTTCGTTTTTTAACCGCGCCACAGGTGAGAAGTTGCGTATTTATCTGAAGGCCCGCAAAAAAGAAATGATGAGTAAGAGTGAATATCAGGAGTACCTGCTAAATGCGCCGCTTGATGAACTGTTTGACTATTCAATGCCAAAATTTGAGCTTCCTGAAAAAGCCCGAATTTTTACTACGGTCTTTTGTGAGCTTTGCGGCGAGGGCGCTCCAGAACATAAAATGCATCTACAGGAAGGTAAAATTGTCTGTGAAGACTGCTTCAACCCCTACAACAGAGGATGGTAA
- a CDS encoding ABC transporter permease, producing the protein MFSLLYTNRIKCLLRDKALVFWTLLFPLILATLFHFAFSNILSDHNFKAVPVAVIENEDYQKNESFKETMKAVSGGEDSIFKLSLTSDTGKAKEWLADGTVSGIVAMTGDKPELTVTESGINQTIIKNVLDQYIRIYHTVADIAQSNPQAFAQGFMDEVGSIKDYTAAGSLTDKSLNTLLISYYALLAMACFYGAFLGLQDMVDIQANLSDKAARLAVAPTHKFKLLAINFCATLTIHFIEILILIAYMVFMLNVEMGNHIPEILLISLIGSVCGITFGTMIGVLVKGSEGLKTGILVAFTMLMSFLAGMMSPDIKYSIRLSVPWAEAVNPVSQITDAFYSLYYYDGGSKFYTCIAILCIFALIFSTVTYFIIRRQQYASL; encoded by the coding sequence ATGTTTTCCCTTTTATATACCAACCGTATAAAATGCCTTTTGCGGGATAAAGCACTGGTTTTCTGGACACTGCTCTTTCCGCTGATACTGGCTACACTGTTCCATTTTGCCTTCAGTAATATTTTATCAGACCATAACTTTAAAGCGGTTCCTGTTGCCGTGATCGAAAACGAAGATTATCAGAAAAATGAAAGTTTTAAGGAAACTATGAAAGCTGTTTCCGGTGGAGAAGACTCGATTTTTAAGCTCTCATTAACCTCGGATACCGGCAAAGCAAAGGAATGGCTTGCAGATGGTACGGTATCAGGCATTGTTGCCATGACTGGTGATAAACCCGAGCTTACAGTGACTGAATCAGGTATCAATCAGACCATTATCAAAAATGTGCTGGACCAGTATATTCGAATTTATCACACAGTTGCTGACATCGCTCAGTCAAATCCACAGGCCTTTGCTCAGGGATTTATGGATGAGGTTGGCAGCATCAAAGACTACACTGCCGCCGGGTCCCTGACTGACAAAAGTCTGAACACACTTCTCATCAGTTACTACGCGCTGCTGGCAATGGCCTGTTTTTACGGTGCATTTCTAGGGCTTCAGGATATGGTTGATATCCAGGCTAATTTATCCGACAAAGCTGCTCGCTTAGCTGTCGCGCCCACACATAAGTTCAAGTTATTGGCCATTAACTTTTGCGCGACACTCACTATCCACTTTATTGAAATTCTTATCCTTATCGCCTATATGGTTTTTATGCTGAATGTTGAGATGGGAAACCATATTCCTGAAATCCTGCTGATTAGCTTAATCGGGTCGGTCTGCGGCATTACATTCGGGACAATGATAGGCGTTCTGGTAAAAGGAAGCGAGGGACTTAAGACGGGTATTCTCGTGGCATTCACTATGCTCATGTCCTTTCTGGCTGGCATGATGTCGCCAGATATCAAGTACAGTATTCGCTTAAGCGTCCCCTGGGCTGAGGCAGTCAATCCTGTCAGTCAGATTACAGATGCCTTTTACAGTCTTTATTATTATGACGGCGGATCAAAATTTTATACCTGTATCGCTATTCTGTGCATTTTTGCGCTGATTTTTTCCACCGTTACTTACTTCATTATCCGGAGGCAGCAATATGCAAGTCTTTAA
- a CDS encoding ABC transporter ATP-binding protein produces the protein MVINVKNLVKRYGGLVAVDHFNLEVREGEIFGLLGPNGSGKSTTINCILSLLKYDKGSIEVFGKPMTPTSYALKRDIGIVMQNVAVFNELTVYENINYFCGLYIKDKEERRALVEEAIRFVGLEDFKRFLPKKLSGGLLRRLNIACGIAHKPKLIILDEPTVAVDPQSRNAILEGIQKLNEEGATIVYTSHYMEEVEQICTRIAIMDKGKTLAMGTKEELKAMIRSAETVHVEIFDLSDAHLHIIESQDSVSKVHYQNNFLEIHYSGGKNNLMQLLNYLQNNGISFGRVTSEEPTLNDVFLEITGKELRD, from the coding sequence ATGGTCATCAATGTTAAAAATTTAGTTAAGCGTTACGGTGGACTCGTCGCCGTTGATCATTTTAATCTTGAGGTCAGAGAAGGCGAAATTTTTGGTCTGCTTGGGCCAAATGGCTCAGGAAAGTCTACCACCATCAATTGCATCTTATCCCTGCTCAAATATGACAAAGGCAGCATTGAGGTTTTCGGTAAACCTATGACGCCAACCTCTTACGCTCTCAAGCGGGATATCGGAATTGTTATGCAGAATGTCGCGGTGTTTAATGAATTAACCGTTTATGAAAACATTAACTACTTTTGCGGTCTATATATTAAGGACAAGGAAGAACGCCGCGCTCTGGTCGAGGAGGCAATCCGTTTTGTCGGCCTTGAAGATTTCAAACGCTTTCTGCCCAAAAAACTCAGTGGCGGCCTGCTCAGACGTTTAAATATTGCCTGTGGCATTGCGCATAAGCCAAAGCTCATCATTCTTGATGAACCAACCGTCGCTGTCGATCCGCAGAGCCGGAATGCTATTCTGGAAGGTATTCAAAAGCTTAACGAGGAGGGAGCGACAATTGTCTATACCTCTCATTATATGGAAGAGGTCGAACAGATCTGCACCCGCATTGCCATTATGGATAAAGGGAAAACACTGGCCATGGGCACAAAGGAAGAACTGAAAGCCATGATTCGCTCAGCGGAAACCGTACACGTCGAAATTTTTGATCTTTCCGACGCTCATCTTCACATCATTGAGTCACAGGACTCTGTCTCAAAGGTCCACTACCAGAACAACTTTCTGGAAATCCATTATTCTGGTGGGAAAAATAATTTAATGCAGCTGCTTAACTATCTGCAAAATAACGGAATCAGCTTTGGCCGTGTCACTTCTGAGGAGCCAACACTAAATGACGTATTCCTCGAAATCACGGGTAAAGAGCTGAGAGATTAG
- a CDS encoding calcium-translocating P-type ATPase, PMCA-type, whose translation MKAFLETTSQTLERLDVDPELGLRKNQIETSRLKYGVNAFTKGKPKSVFKKIWDAATEPMIVMLLVAAAITLGVNFVRYFTGGQTEFVECIGIFAAIFLAVGVTVIMEGRSEKAFEALNQINEDVQVKVMRDGSITLISQKDLVVGDIMEVATGDMIPADGRVIESLGLRVDESSLTGESLPVKKEAELVYDNPKTPVAERANMLYSGCFITGGSGTMIVTEVGDGTEFGSIARELSKTEKGSTPLQEKMDRLGKLITILGATAAAIVFIIQLIIFASTGTFNLDTVSEAFITSIVLIVAAVPEGLPTIVAVSLSINIIKMARQNALVKKLIACETIGCINVICSDKTGTLTENRMTVTDIYSDGHLITPKNLNNETLIQNFTINSTADIEQGNQPKFIGNPTECALIMAYEKSEERCASYSDLRKNAKITFAFPFSSETKNMTTIVEQKDGSMAYSKGSPEKIISQCSHIMIDGQPVPFSEAHIQKIEKEMTGFEKKARRVLAFSHKPLSGVRTITEYEEHRTHIESDMIFDGFVAITDPLREDVYEAVNRCRKAGIELKILTGDNIVTARAIADELGLLKPGDAAAEAHKLEDLSEERLIELLPRIKVIARSTPVVKMRVVNALKKMGNVVAVTGDGINDAPAIKNADVGIAMGITGTEVSKEASDIVLLDDSFSTIVKAVQWGRGIYENFQRFIQFQLTVNLSSVIVVLSCILLGLKSPFTALQLLWINIIMDGPPALTLGLEPIRDDLMNRQPISRDSNIVSKGMLSRIACNGIFVSIIFMMQALFNILGGTEGEQYTILFTLFVVMHLFNAFNSRELTDKSVFSNFFSNRLMLLVFGLTFLLQVIITQFGGILYNTVPLSLSMWGKIITLGLSVIVVSEAFKLIKRKVFKIA comes from the coding sequence ATGAAAGCATTTCTAGAAACGACAAGTCAGACGCTTGAACGGCTAGATGTCGATCCGGAATTGGGATTAAGGAAAAACCAGATCGAAACCAGCCGTTTAAAGTATGGGGTTAATGCGTTCACCAAAGGAAAGCCAAAATCTGTTTTTAAAAAGATATGGGATGCGGCAACAGAACCGATGATTGTTATGCTGCTAGTGGCAGCTGCAATTACCCTGGGTGTTAATTTTGTTCGCTATTTTACCGGAGGACAGACCGAATTCGTTGAATGTATCGGTATTTTCGCTGCTATTTTTCTGGCAGTCGGTGTTACCGTCATTATGGAGGGACGGAGCGAAAAGGCTTTTGAAGCCTTAAACCAGATTAATGAGGATGTACAGGTTAAGGTTATGCGGGACGGCAGCATTACCCTGATATCCCAAAAAGACCTGGTGGTCGGAGATATTATGGAGGTAGCTACCGGTGATATGATTCCTGCTGATGGTCGTGTGATCGAGTCGCTGGGGCTGAGAGTCGACGAATCCTCTTTGACGGGAGAAAGCCTGCCGGTTAAAAAAGAAGCGGAGCTGGTTTATGATAACCCCAAGACCCCAGTGGCCGAACGTGCCAATATGCTCTACTCCGGGTGCTTTATAACCGGAGGCAGCGGCACTATGATCGTGACTGAGGTGGGAGATGGCACCGAGTTTGGAAGTATCGCGCGAGAACTTTCCAAAACAGAAAAAGGCTCCACACCGCTTCAGGAGAAGATGGACCGATTAGGAAAGCTTATTACAATTCTGGGTGCAACCGCAGCAGCTATTGTTTTTATTATTCAGCTGATCATCTTTGCTTCAACGGGTACCTTTAATCTGGATACCGTATCTGAAGCTTTTATTACCAGTATTGTTTTGATCGTTGCAGCGGTACCTGAGGGGCTTCCAACCATTGTGGCGGTTTCGCTGTCCATTAATATCATTAAAATGGCCAGACAAAACGCTCTGGTTAAAAAGCTGATCGCTTGTGAAACTATTGGGTGTATTAACGTGATCTGTTCGGATAAAACCGGCACGTTGACAGAAAATCGCATGACGGTTACAGATATTTATTCAGACGGGCATCTGATTACGCCAAAAAATCTTAATAATGAAACCCTGATCCAAAATTTTACCATCAATAGTACCGCGGATATCGAACAGGGGAACCAGCCCAAATTTATTGGAAACCCGACAGAATGTGCTTTGATCATGGCCTACGAAAAATCAGAGGAACGCTGTGCGTCCTACAGCGATCTGCGTAAAAATGCCAAGATTACTTTTGCTTTTCCATTCTCCTCTGAGACAAAAAATATGACGACTATTGTTGAACAAAAAGATGGGAGTATGGCCTACTCTAAAGGAAGTCCTGAAAAAATCATCAGCCAGTGCAGCCATATTATGATTGATGGACAGCCTGTTCCTTTTTCGGAAGCACATATCCAGAAGATTGAAAAGGAAATGACAGGCTTTGAGAAAAAAGCCCGCCGTGTGCTTGCCTTTTCACATAAACCACTTTCAGGTGTTCGGACAATAACGGAGTACGAAGAACACCGCACACATATTGAGTCCGATATGATTTTTGATGGTTTTGTCGCTATTACAGACCCGCTGCGTGAGGATGTCTATGAAGCGGTTAACCGATGCCGTAAAGCAGGAATCGAGCTGAAAATCCTGACGGGGGACAATATTGTAACAGCCCGCGCCATCGCCGATGAACTGGGGTTGCTGAAGCCTGGTGACGCGGCGGCTGAGGCTCATAAGCTCGAAGATCTGAGTGAAGAACGCCTCATCGAGCTGCTGCCAAGGATCAAAGTTATTGCCCGAAGCACTCCAGTCGTTAAAATGCGTGTGGTCAACGCCTTGAAGAAAATGGGGAATGTAGTTGCTGTAACCGGGGATGGCATAAATGATGCGCCGGCCATCAAAAATGCTGATGTCGGCATCGCTATGGGGATTACCGGGACTGAGGTTTCCAAGGAAGCCAGTGACATTGTACTGCTTGACGACTCTTTTTCCACTATTGTCAAGGCAGTTCAGTGGGGTCGCGGGATCTACGAGAATTTTCAGCGTTTTATCCAGTTTCAGCTTACCGTTAACCTTTCATCGGTTATCGTGGTGTTGTCCTGTATTCTGCTTGGACTAAAGTCTCCTTTTACTGCCCTTCAGCTTTTGTGGATCAACATTATTATGGATGGGCCGCCGGCCCTTACGCTGGGCCTTGAACCAATTCGTGACGATCTTATGAACCGCCAGCCCATCTCCCGGGATTCCAACATTGTGAGTAAAGGTATGCTTTCACGTATTGCCTGCAATGGGATTTTTGTGTCAATCATTTTTATGATGCAGGCTCTGTTCAATATTCTGGGTGGCACCGAAGGAGAACAGTACACCATTCTGTTCACACTTTTTGTGGTCATGCATTTGTTCAATGCTTTTAACAGCCGTGAGCTTACAGATAAAAGCGTCTTTTCAAATTTTTTCAGCAATCGTCTGATGCTGCTGGTTTTTGGCCTGACCTTTCTGCTGCAGGTAATCATCACCCAGTTTGGCGGAATTCTTTATAACACCGTACCTTTATCCCTAAGCATGTGGGGCAAGATTATTACCTTAGGTTTATCGGTTATCGTTGTTTCTGAAGCGTTCAAGCTTATCAAGAGAAAAGTTTTTAAAATAGCATAA
- a CDS encoding threonine/serine exporter family protein, translating to MESGLLLQCFYAFAATVAFGVVFNIRGQALAIAGIGGALGWFLYIGLHGFFINDIPQYFIATLAVSLYAEIMARRFKAPATIYLAAALIPLVPGGGIYYTMEHFINGRVDDAINTGLHTLGIAGALAMGIIIVSSSIRIWLNIRKELKKRKKKDSVH from the coding sequence ATGGAAAGCGGTCTCTTACTCCAATGTTTTTATGCCTTTGCCGCCACAGTCGCCTTTGGCGTAGTCTTTAATATCCGCGGTCAGGCACTGGCCATCGCTGGCATTGGCGGCGCCTTGGGCTGGTTTTTGTATATAGGCCTGCATGGGTTTTTTATTAACGACATTCCCCAGTATTTTATCGCTACATTAGCGGTTTCCCTTTACGCCGAAATTATGGCAAGGCGTTTCAAAGCCCCAGCGACCATTTATTTGGCCGCCGCCCTCATCCCACTTGTTCCTGGAGGTGGCATCTACTACACAATGGAGCATTTCATCAATGGACGCGTGGATGATGCCATCAACACAGGTTTGCATACGCTTGGTATTGCCGGCGCACTCGCCATGGGGATTATTATCGTCTCCTCAAGTATCCGTATCTGGCTGAATATTCGGAAAGAATTAAAAAAACGCAAAAAAAAAGACTCTGTTCATTAA
- a CDS encoding ECF transporter S component produces MKTRTTKELVQLSLFVAIIVLMAVVPFLGYIPLGFTRATIIHIPVIIGSIILGPRYGAFLGFVFGLTSLVNNTFNPTVTSFVFTPFYSLGTYDGNFWSLVICFVPRILVGIVPYYIYKGLKKVKDNDALALTCAGVGGSLTNTLLVMNMIYFFFGQSYASAKEMDISALYGAILAVIGINGVPEAIVAGVLTLAICKALLKYGVKK; encoded by the coding sequence ATGAAAACACGAACGACCAAGGAATTGGTCCAATTGTCACTTTTTGTGGCAATCATTGTCCTGATGGCAGTTGTCCCGTTTTTGGGATACATTCCGCTGGGTTTTACCCGTGCGACCATTATCCATATACCCGTAATTATTGGAAGTATTATACTCGGCCCAAGGTATGGAGCATTTTTAGGATTTGTTTTTGGTCTCACCAGTCTCGTGAACAATACTTTTAACCCAACGGTAACTTCTTTTGTATTTACCCCATTCTATTCGCTGGGAACCTACGATGGTAATTTCTGGAGTCTTGTTATTTGCTTTGTACCCAGAATTTTAGTGGGGATTGTTCCTTATTATATTTATAAGGGGTTGAAAAAAGTAAAGGACAATGATGCTCTGGCCTTGACCTGTGCTGGTGTTGGCGGATCGCTTACCAACACACTGCTCGTTATGAATATGATTTATTTCTTTTTTGGACAGAGCTATGCATCCGCAAAGGAAATGGATATCTCAGCGCTTTATGGCGCCATTTTGGCGGTTATCGGTATTAACGGTGTTCCAGAAGCGATTGTTGCCGGGGTATTGACGTTAGCGATCTGCAAAGCGCTTTTAAAGTACGGCGTTAAAAAATAA
- a CDS encoding threonine/serine exporter family protein: MTPTHLISVAMEIGDMLLENGAEIYRVEDSMRRICQAYGVDNAEIFAVPTTIIITIRVGDDPPLTLTKRIFSRGTDLYKVERLNSLSREMCATIPPYEEVQRRIEAIRRFPPYSLIKQVLAFSFVAFFFTLLFKGTLSDAFAALFISALTKVIFNALEKIKTNAFFENVICGAVIALCALGFVRSGLAANMDKIIIGTIMTLVPGLAITNSMRDIIAGDLLAGVTKTTEALLIGAGIAVGAAIPLTFLRPFLGV; encoded by the coding sequence ATGACACCAACTCATCTCATCTCAGTGGCCATGGAAATCGGCGATATGCTTTTGGAAAACGGTGCAGAAATCTACCGTGTCGAGGACTCCATGCGCCGTATCTGCCAGGCCTATGGTGTGGACAACGCTGAAATTTTTGCAGTTCCTACCACCATTATCATCACAATCCGCGTCGGTGACGATCCCCCGCTGACACTGACTAAACGTATTTTCAGCCGTGGAACTGACCTGTATAAGGTTGAACGCCTGAATTCCCTATCCCGAGAAATGTGCGCAACTATCCCACCCTATGAGGAAGTTCAGAGACGTATCGAAGCGATTCGCCGTTTTCCTCCTTACTCCCTTATCAAGCAGGTGCTGGCTTTCTCCTTTGTGGCTTTCTTTTTTACGCTGCTTTTTAAAGGAACGCTATCAGATGCTTTTGCTGCACTTTTTATCAGCGCTTTAACAAAGGTGATCTTCAATGCTCTGGAAAAAATCAAAACTAATGCTTTCTTTGAAAATGTCATTTGCGGCGCTGTGATTGCGCTTTGTGCTCTGGGGTTTGTCCGTTCTGGACTTGCCGCTAATATGGACAAAATTATTATTGGTACCATCATGACTTTGGTACCTGGACTAGCCATCACAAATTCTATGCGGGATATTATCGCAGGCGATCTGCTGGCCGGCGTAACAAAAACGACAGAGGCTTTGCTGATCGGAGCCGGAATTGCTGTGGGGGCTGCTATTCCACTGACTTTCCTCCGTCCGTTTCTGGGGGTTTAG
- the coaBC gene encoding bifunctional phosphopantothenoylcysteine decarboxylase/phosphopantothenate--cysteine ligase CoaBC has protein sequence MNLKNKTVILGVSGSIAAYKMANVASALAKWGCDVHVIMTPNATEIIAPMTFSTLTGNNCIVDTFDKTINYNVAHVSLAKRADLLMIAPATANVIAKLAHGLADDMLTTTALACTCKKIVSPAMNTNMFHNPVVQDNLEILRKYNFEIVQPDSGILACKDIGDGKLPKEEVLIDHILKEIAFEKDLAGKKVLITAGPTCEAIDPVRYITNHSSGKMGYSLARNAMLRGAEVTLVSGPTALRPVPFVNMVNIVSAKDMFEAVSSRSEQQDIIIKAAAVADYTPSDYSDEKVKKKEGAMNIALDRTQDILAWLGANRRPSQFLCGFSMETQNLLENSQAKLIRKNVDMMIANNLKVEGAGFSGDTNVVTVITKDRVTELPKQTKEDVAGQILDTILECLP, from the coding sequence ATGAACTTAAAAAATAAAACAGTTATCCTTGGTGTCAGTGGCAGTATTGCCGCCTACAAAATGGCAAATGTCGCCAGCGCACTGGCGAAATGGGGATGTGACGTCCATGTCATTATGACACCCAACGCAACGGAGATCATTGCGCCGATGACCTTCTCCACTCTGACAGGCAATAACTGTATTGTCGATACCTTTGATAAAACCATTAATTACAACGTTGCACACGTCTCGCTGGCCAAACGGGCTGATCTGCTCATGATCGCTCCTGCCACAGCTAATGTGATTGCCAAGCTGGCGCACGGTCTAGCTGACGATATGCTGACCACAACCGCTTTGGCCTGCACCTGTAAAAAAATTGTTTCACCAGCCATGAACACCAACATGTTTCACAATCCGGTCGTTCAGGACAATTTAGAAATTTTAAGAAAATATAACTTTGAAATTGTTCAGCCAGACAGCGGAATCCTCGCCTGTAAGGATATCGGAGATGGCAAGCTTCCCAAGGAAGAAGTCCTGATCGACCATATTCTAAAAGAAATCGCTTTTGAAAAAGATCTTGCTGGAAAAAAAGTGCTGATAACCGCCGGCCCAACCTGTGAAGCCATTGACCCGGTCCGCTACATTACTAACCATTCCAGTGGTAAAATGGGCTACTCTCTGGCGCGTAATGCAATGCTGCGCGGGGCAGAGGTCACGCTTGTCAGCGGTCCAACAGCGCTGCGTCCAGTTCCTTTTGTAAATATGGTCAACATCGTTTCCGCAAAGGATATGTTTGAAGCGGTTAGCAGCCGGTCAGAGCAGCAGGATATTATCATCAAAGCTGCAGCGGTAGCAGATTATACTCCTTCCGATTATTCTGATGAAAAAGTAAAGAAAAAAGAAGGCGCCATGAATATCGCTCTCGATCGCACCCAGGATATCTTGGCCTGGCTGGGCGCAAACAGACGCCCGAGTCAGTTTCTCTGTGGTTTCTCCATGGAAACGCAAAACCTCTTGGAAAATTCTCAGGCCAAATTGATTCGAAAGAACGTTGATATGATGATCGCAAACAATCTAAAGGTAGAAGGTGCGGGATTTAGCGGGGATACGAATGTCGTAACCGTTATTACAAAAGACCGTGTCACAGAACTTCCAAAGCAGACAAAAGAGGATGTTGCTGGACAGATTCTTGACACGATTTTGGAATGCCTGCCATGA